One genomic segment of Vibrio quintilis includes these proteins:
- a CDS encoding tripartite tricarboxylate transporter substrate binding protein, producing MYGKLLKSLLATLSVAICCTATAGEFPAKNIQGIIMWGAGGSTDSVMRTVTPAAEKKLDADIIMINRPGAGGALATKYVNAKKADGYTLLMGAENPQIYKVLGLSKTDYSDMIPVSLLAQGISVFVARTDAPYNNLKEFVDYAKTHPGSVKVGSTGPAGLPSILLSILKTNQHFEVTSVPYNGDGQALTALLSKAIDVMPTTYGPAREYIRAGKMKVIGLMDKQPNSQLPDVQPATTYFPELASQLPYSAFFGVFVKKGTPPNVVAKLSDAFNSAARQDSFRRMLDSKGYEYLGLSSQEAIKYLDRFRSVGSWTIYKAGGAKFSPEKFNIPRISD from the coding sequence ATGTACGGGAAATTATTGAAAAGTCTGCTTGCCACTTTGTCTGTCGCAATCTGTTGTACCGCAACAGCCGGAGAGTTTCCGGCAAAAAATATCCAGGGAATCATTATGTGGGGTGCGGGTGGTTCCACAGATAGTGTCATGAGGACAGTGACACCGGCAGCAGAGAAAAAACTGGATGCCGACATCATTATGATCAATCGTCCCGGAGCCGGAGGCGCTTTAGCCACAAAGTATGTAAATGCAAAAAAAGCCGATGGATACACATTACTGATGGGCGCAGAAAACCCGCAGATATATAAGGTTCTCGGATTATCTAAAACAGATTACAGCGATATGATTCCGGTGTCTTTACTGGCTCAGGGTATTTCCGTTTTTGTAGCAAGAACTGATGCCCCGTATAACAATTTAAAAGAGTTTGTGGATTACGCAAAAACACATCCCGGATCAGTCAAAGTTGGCTCAACCGGTCCGGCCGGATTACCATCAATCTTACTTTCCATCCTGAAAACAAACCAGCATTTTGAAGTCACCTCAGTGCCTTATAATGGTGATGGTCAGGCGCTGACTGCACTCCTGAGTAAAGCGATTGATGTCATGCCAACCACTTACGGTCCGGCCAGAGAGTATATTCGTGCCGGGAAAATGAAAGTCATTGGCTTAATGGATAAACAACCGAATTCTCAGCTGCCTGATGTTCAGCCCGCAACCACTTATTTTCCTGAACTGGCCAGCCAATTACCCTATAGTGCTTTCTTTGGTGTGTTCGTCAAAAAAGGCACCCCGCCAAACGTCGTCGCAAAATTATCTGATGCCTTTAACAGCGCGGCCAGACAGGATAGCTTTCGCCGGATGCTTGACAGCAAAGGCTATGAATATCTGGGGCTCAGCAGCCAGGAAGCCATCAAATATTTAGACAGATTCCGTTCTGTCGGTTCATGGACAATCTACAAAGCGGGCGGCGCGAAGTTTTCCCCGGAAAAATTCAATATTCCCCGAATCTCAGACTAG
- a CDS encoding tripartite tricarboxylate transporter TctB family protein → MTTRTRRPGELVFNGLLVIISLFLVYQSSLISGFTSWSSPGFFPVLASLIMLLSSVFSFVRGCRMSSPTLPVLSFWRRVLPRQVMIMMLAVVIFAFALSEIGFLPASFIFLLVTIRLFYSKNWLKTLFITIVSLAIIYLIFRGIFQVILPESEWLTQLTGIGV, encoded by the coding sequence ATGACAACCAGGACCAGAAGACCGGGAGAGCTGGTGTTCAATGGGCTATTAGTGATTATCAGTCTGTTTTTAGTTTACCAGTCATCCCTGATTTCAGGGTTCACATCATGGAGTTCCCCCGGATTCTTTCCGGTGCTTGCATCGCTGATTATGCTGCTTTCTTCCGTCTTTTCTTTCGTCCGGGGCTGCCGGATGAGTTCACCGACACTGCCAGTGCTTTCATTCTGGAGAAGGGTATTGCCCCGGCAGGTGATGATCATGATGCTTGCCGTCGTTATTTTTGCCTTCGCACTCAGCGAAATTGGCTTTTTGCCGGCCAGTTTTATTTTTCTGCTGGTGACGATCAGATTGTTTTACAGCAAGAACTGGCTCAAAACACTTTTTATTACCATTGTCTCTCTGGCCATTATCTATCTGATTTTCAGAGGTATCTTCCAGGTCATTCTGCCAGAAAGTGAATGGCTGACCCAACTCACTGGTATCGGGGTATAA
- a CDS encoding tripartite tricarboxylate transporter permease, translating to MEALHLFFTSWISAEQLALTALGTFLGIYIGAIPGLSVTMAVSILISFTFSWELDHALCLMVGVYMGGVYGGSRTAILLNIPGAPSAIATAFDGFPLAQKGEAGRAIGLSTVMSVIGGFVGIIILSFAAPAISEIAIKLQPRDYFMIGILGIMLISSMSQGQFSKGLFTGALGILLGTVGMDPMTAEERLTFGIVELWDGINPVAVMIGMFGLSEVLIQLHFMDKPAVKQILDKIIPSLSEIKKYLPLSIKSSILGVIVGALPGTGGDIASLMAYDYAKRSTKKPEVPFGKGAKEGLIAPESANNAAVGGAYIPMLTLGIPGDAVTAVFIGALFIHGLNPGPLLLNDNPDMFWFTVGNLTLANIFVLIFGLTGIKVFSKLVTCPKGILVPLIMILSVVGAYAINNALADVWWMLGFGIIGYFMRIYQYPVAPVILGVILSDLMDQNWRRAMLIEQDSLSSLLNGIVSSPVSCLLLGAIIFIIISQTPLWKKFRQLNKSGS from the coding sequence ATGGAAGCACTTCATCTGTTCTTCACTTCATGGATTTCAGCAGAACAACTGGCACTCACCGCTCTGGGAACCTTTCTCGGTATTTATATCGGTGCGATTCCGGGACTATCAGTCACGATGGCGGTCTCTATTCTGATTTCTTTTACCTTCTCCTGGGAGCTGGATCATGCCCTGTGTCTGATGGTTGGCGTTTATATGGGCGGTGTCTATGGAGGGTCCAGAACCGCGATATTACTTAACATTCCCGGCGCGCCTTCTGCAATTGCCACCGCATTTGATGGTTTCCCGCTGGCGCAAAAAGGAGAAGCCGGGCGGGCAATTGGTCTCTCTACGGTGATGTCTGTGATTGGCGGATTTGTCGGAATTATCATTCTTTCTTTTGCCGCACCGGCCATCAGTGAGATCGCGATAAAACTGCAGCCCCGTGATTACTTTATGATTGGTATCCTCGGTATCATGCTGATTAGTTCAATGTCACAGGGACAGTTTTCAAAAGGTTTATTCACCGGTGCACTGGGTATTCTGCTGGGTACGGTCGGTATGGATCCGATGACCGCAGAAGAACGCCTGACTTTCGGAATTGTTGAATTGTGGGATGGTATCAATCCGGTCGCGGTCATGATTGGTATGTTTGGCCTGTCTGAGGTGCTTATCCAGTTACATTTCATGGATAAACCCGCCGTCAAACAGATACTGGATAAAATTATCCCGAGCCTGAGCGAGATAAAAAAATATCTGCCACTGAGTATCAAATCCTCCATCCTGGGTGTCATTGTTGGTGCACTGCCCGGTACCGGAGGTGATATTGCCTCACTGATGGCTTATGACTATGCCAAACGCAGTACAAAAAAACCGGAAGTCCCCTTCGGTAAAGGCGCTAAAGAAGGTCTTATCGCTCCGGAATCCGCCAATAATGCCGCCGTGGGTGGTGCTTATATTCCGATGCTGACACTCGGCATTCCCGGCGATGCGGTCACGGCGGTCTTTATTGGTGCTTTGTTTATCCATGGCCTGAATCCCGGGCCGTTATTGCTGAACGATAATCCGGACATGTTCTGGTTTACAGTCGGTAACCTGACACTGGCAAATATATTTGTACTGATATTCGGTCTGACGGGCATCAAAGTCTTCAGCAAACTGGTGACCTGTCCGAAAGGGATTCTGGTACCGCTGATTATGATTTTGTCTGTGGTTGGTGCATATGCGATTAACAATGCACTGGCAGATGTCTGGTGGATGCTTGGATTTGGCATTATCGGTTATTTCATGCGGATTTATCAGTACCCGGTTGCGCCTGTCATTCTTGGTGTCATCCTTAGTGATCTGATGGACCAAAACTGGCGTCGGGCGATGTTAATTGAGCAGGATAGTCTGAGCAGTCTTCTGAATGGTATTGTCAGCAGTCCGGTTTCATGTCTGCTGCTTGGTGCCATCATATTTATTATCATCTCACAAACGCCACTCTGGAAAAAATTCCGGCAACTCAATAAATCTGGCAGTTAA
- the serS gene encoding serine--tRNA ligase, which yields MLDSKLLRAELDETAAKLARRGFNLDVDTIRQLEEQRKSIQVEVENLQSTRNSISKQIGQKMAAGDKEGADAIKLQIGSLGSDLDKKKIELAEVLEKLETLALSVPNIPDDSVPDGKDENDNVEISRWGEPGTYDFDIKDHVDLGELSDGLDFASATKLTGARFIVMKGQFARLHRAIAQFMLDLHTQQHGYTEMYVPYLVNADSLYGTGQLPKFGQDLFHTEPLTEKVNDEEPRKLSLIPTAEVPLTNIVRDTIVDEADLPLKMTAHTPCFRSEAGSYGRDTRGLIRMHQFDKVELVHISRPEDSMEALEALTGHAEKVLQMLELPYRKVVLCAGDMGFGARKTYDLEVWVPAQETYREISSCSNMWDFQARRMQARFRRKGEKKPELLHTLNGSGLAVGRTMVAIMENFQQADGRIAVPYVLQKYMGGLTHIG from the coding sequence ATGCTGGATTCTAAATTACTTCGTGCCGAGCTGGATGAGACAGCGGCAAAACTGGCGCGTCGGGGATTTAACCTCGATGTAGATACGATTCGTCAACTTGAAGAGCAACGTAAGTCGATTCAGGTAGAAGTTGAAAATTTACAATCCACACGCAACTCCATTTCCAAGCAAATTGGTCAGAAAATGGCCGCTGGTGATAAAGAGGGTGCTGACGCGATCAAGCTGCAAATCGGTTCTCTTGGCAGTGATCTGGATAAGAAAAAAATTGAACTGGCTGAAGTGCTGGAAAAGCTGGAAACGCTCGCTTTATCAGTGCCGAATATTCCGGATGACTCAGTGCCTGATGGTAAAGATGAAAACGATAATGTTGAAATTTCCCGCTGGGGCGAGCCTGGAACGTACGATTTTGACATTAAAGATCACGTTGATTTAGGTGAGCTGAGTGACGGGCTGGATTTTGCTTCTGCAACCAAACTGACCGGTGCACGTTTTATCGTGATGAAAGGTCAGTTTGCCAGACTGCATCGTGCAATTGCCCAGTTTATGCTGGATTTGCATACACAGCAGCATGGTTATACTGAAATGTATGTCCCTTATCTGGTGAATGCAGACAGCTTGTATGGCACAGGCCAGTTACCTAAATTTGGTCAGGATTTATTTCATACTGAACCGCTGACTGAAAAAGTGAATGATGAAGAGCCCCGTAAGCTGTCATTGATTCCGACTGCTGAAGTTCCGCTGACAAACATCGTCCGTGACACGATTGTTGACGAGGCTGATTTGCCTTTGAAAATGACGGCTCATACACCATGTTTTCGCTCTGAAGCCGGTTCATATGGCCGGGATACCCGCGGTTTGATTCGTATGCACCAGTTTGACAAAGTGGAACTGGTGCATATTTCCCGCCCGGAAGATTCAATGGAAGCGCTGGAAGCGTTGACCGGACATGCAGAGAAAGTACTGCAGATGCTGGAATTACCTTATCGTAAGGTCGTGTTGTGTGCTGGAGACATGGGTTTTGGTGCCCGTAAAACATATGATTTGGAAGTTTGGGTACCGGCACAGGAGACTTACCGCGAAATTTCTTCCTGCTCAAATATGTGGGATTTTCAGGCGCGCCGGATGCAGGCCCGTTTCCGCCGTAAAGGTGAGAAGAAACCCGAGCTGTTACATACACTGAATGGTTCTGGTCTTGCGGTTGGCCGGACGATGGTTGCGATCATGGAAAACTTCCAGCAGGCCGATGGCCGCATCGCTGTGCCATATGTATTACAAAAATACATGGGTGGTCTGACACATATCGGTTAA
- a CDS encoding replication-associated recombination protein A has product MDNYSLDFAGDEDFRPLAARMRPQKIENYIGQQHILGPGKPLRRALESGHLHSMILWGPPGTGKTTLAELAANYASAKVERVSAVTSGVKDIRAAIERARENKLAGFRTILFVDEVHRFNKSQQDAFLPHIEDGTVTFIGATTENPSFELNNALLSRARVYKLSTLTAEDIAKALTQAVEDESCGMGNVPADFREDSLLRLAELVQGDARMALNYLELLYDMAEENEAGEKIINLALLAEVAGEKVARFDNQGDIWYDLISAVHKSIRGSNPDGALYWAARMISAGCDPLYIARRLLAIASEDIGNADPRAMQVALSAWDCFARVGPAEGERAIAQAIVYLACAPKSNAVYTAWKQALNDAASTPELEVPPHLRNAPTKLMKDLGYGQGYRYAHNEPGAYAAGEAYFPPEMAGTRYYYPTERGLEAKIKDKLDYLSDLDAKSSQKRYEK; this is encoded by the coding sequence GTGGATAACTACAGTTTAGATTTTGCCGGGGACGAAGACTTTCGTCCCCTTGCCGCCAGAATGCGGCCGCAAAAGATAGAAAATTATATTGGACAGCAGCATATCCTGGGTCCGGGGAAACCATTACGGCGTGCTTTGGAAAGCGGGCATTTACACTCCATGATTTTATGGGGACCGCCGGGTACGGGAAAAACCACACTGGCGGAACTGGCTGCAAATTATGCCAGTGCCAAAGTAGAAAGGGTGTCGGCCGTCACTTCCGGCGTCAAAGACATCCGGGCAGCCATCGAGCGGGCCAGAGAAAATAAACTGGCGGGTTTCAGAACGATTCTGTTTGTAGATGAGGTCCACCGGTTCAATAAATCCCAGCAGGACGCTTTTCTGCCGCATATCGAAGACGGTACGGTCACATTCATCGGGGCCACTACTGAGAATCCCTCCTTTGAGTTAAATAATGCATTGTTATCCCGGGCAAGGGTATACAAACTCAGTACGCTGACTGCAGAAGACATTGCGAAGGCGCTGACTCAGGCAGTTGAAGATGAATCCTGCGGGATGGGAAATGTGCCGGCAGATTTCAGAGAGGACTCGTTACTTCGTCTGGCTGAGCTGGTGCAGGGCGATGCGAGAATGGCGTTGAATTATCTTGAGCTGTTGTATGATATGGCTGAAGAGAATGAAGCGGGCGAAAAAATCATCAATCTGGCACTGCTGGCTGAGGTTGCCGGAGAGAAAGTTGCCCGTTTTGATAATCAGGGTGATATCTGGTATGACCTGATATCGGCCGTCCATAAGTCAATCCGGGGTTCAAACCCGGATGGCGCGCTTTACTGGGCGGCAAGAATGATCAGTGCCGGTTGTGACCCTTTGTATATTGCGCGGCGCTTACTGGCTATTGCATCGGAAGATATTGGCAATGCTGACCCGCGGGCGATGCAGGTTGCTTTATCCGCATGGGACTGCTTTGCCCGTGTCGGTCCGGCTGAAGGGGAGCGGGCAATCGCACAGGCGATTGTTTATCTGGCCTGTGCTCCTAAGAGTAATGCGGTTTATACGGCCTGGAAGCAGGCATTGAATGATGCGGCATCGACGCCGGAATTAGAGGTGCCGCCACATTTAAGAAATGCTCCGACTAAACTAATGAAAGATCTTGGGTACGGTCAGGGTTACCGTTACGCACATAACGAGCCGGGCGCCTATGCCGCAGGCGAAGCGTATTTCCCGCCAGAGATGGCCGGAACGCGCTATTACTACCCGACGGAAAGAGGGTTGGAAGCCAAAATTAAGGATAAGTTGGATTACCTGTCAGACTTAGATGCAAAAAGCTCACAAAAGCGCTATGAAAAGTAA
- the lolA gene encoding outer membrane lipoprotein chaperone LolA: MKKFFALLMCSFMVYAAPKDELSARLSLSDGFSAHFSQKVLGPEGDVVSQGKGTVDIARPSLFRWETTSPDENLLVSDGQTVWYYTPFVEQVTVYNQKQATEQTPFVLLTRNKKADWDQYQVTQKGDEFTLIPVAQNQQGKFHIRIDAKGVVKGFDVIEQDGQRSLFTFNQIQLKRPSETKFKFSIPDGVEVDDQRQ, encoded by the coding sequence ATGAAAAAATTTTTTGCATTGCTCATGTGCAGTTTTATGGTGTATGCCGCTCCTAAGGATGAATTAAGTGCAAGGCTGTCTTTGAGCGACGGATTTTCGGCGCATTTTTCTCAGAAAGTTCTTGGCCCTGAGGGGGATGTCGTGTCGCAGGGAAAAGGGACGGTTGATATTGCCCGGCCAAGCCTGTTTCGCTGGGAAACGACCTCTCCGGACGAAAATTTACTGGTCTCTGATGGTCAAACTGTCTGGTATTACACACCATTCGTTGAGCAGGTCACTGTTTATAATCAGAAACAGGCGACAGAACAAACGCCTTTTGTGCTGTTGACCCGGAATAAGAAAGCGGACTGGGACCAGTATCAGGTGACTCAGAAAGGTGATGAATTTACGCTGATTCCTGTCGCGCAAAACCAGCAAGGTAAGTTTCATATCCGAATTGATGCAAAAGGTGTTGTGAAAGGGTTTGATGTGATAGAACAGGATGGTCAGCGCAGTTTATTTACCTTTAATCAAATTCAGCTGAAACGGCCGTCAGAGACTAAATTTAAATTTAGTATTCCTGATGGGGTTGAAGTTGATGATCAGCGACAATAA
- a CDS encoding YecA family protein → MSYQLLDIAGLPASESVLFIEGAMLAANMTCHPLPPETWHPLLFGSLDDHAEKLILTHYQSQYDVLAQPEHAFYAMFAQFSTEEIADFAEGFMTVWPLIEAGWLEASVSDGTHRMLQGLLTTWMLVIDEEQTHQQMRQAGLTELPSYDEMVPNLPWMIQEVFASADAVLTGGQGNRLNPYKTVSRNDPCPCGSGKKFKHCCLN, encoded by the coding sequence ATGAGTTACCAATTATTAGACATCGCCGGTTTACCGGCTTCCGAATCCGTATTATTTATTGAAGGTGCCATGCTGGCAGCTAATATGACCTGTCACCCTTTACCACCAGAGACCTGGCATCCCTTGCTGTTCGGTTCACTGGATGATCATGCAGAAAAGCTGATTCTTACCCATTATCAAAGTCAATATGATGTTTTGGCGCAGCCTGAGCATGCGTTTTATGCCATGTTTGCACAGTTTTCAACTGAAGAGATAGCCGATTTTGCTGAAGGGTTTATGACGGTCTGGCCGTTGATAGAAGCAGGCTGGCTGGAAGCCTCCGTATCAGACGGCACTCATCGAATGCTACAGGGGTTACTGACAACATGGATGCTGGTAATTGATGAAGAGCAGACGCATCAGCAAATGCGTCAGGCCGGATTGACCGAATTGCCGTCGTACGATGAGATGGTGCCGAATTTGCCTTGGATGATTCAGGAAGTCTTCGCCTCCGCTGATGCGGTTTTAACCGGAGGTCAGGGCAACCGGTTAAATCCTTATAAGACGGTAAGCCGGAATGATCCCTGTCCCTGCGGAAGCGGGAAAAAATTTAAGCATTGCTGCCTGAACTGA
- the dusC gene encoding tRNA dihydrouridine(16) synthase DusC, whose product MRVVLGPMEGVLDYLMRELLTEINDYDLCVTEFVRVVEQLLPKHVFYRLCPELHHGSKTRSGVPVNVQLLGQHPEWMAENAFRAAELGAHGIDLNFGCPAKLVNKSKGGAALLAYPEEIYRIVKACREAVPSHIPVSAKIRLGLENPDDCFSIVDAVERAGASELTVHARTKTGGYKASEIKWEYIDQIRRRSNIPLIANGEIWNFHDAQRCRQVTGVNDLMICRGALNTPNLGNMIKHNHQPMHWKEVLGLLVKYSGYEVRGDKGKYFPNRIKQWFCFLKQSYPEANDLFREIRTLTEVGPIVDVIARSQEQADS is encoded by the coding sequence ATGCGAGTCGTACTTGGCCCGATGGAGGGCGTTTTAGATTATTTAATGCGGGAGCTCCTGACCGAAATCAACGATTATGATCTGTGTGTGACAGAGTTTGTGCGTGTCGTTGAGCAACTGTTACCAAAACACGTCTTTTACCGGTTATGTCCCGAACTCCATCACGGCTCAAAAACACGTTCCGGCGTGCCGGTAAATGTCCAGCTTTTAGGTCAACACCCTGAATGGATGGCAGAGAATGCATTCCGTGCGGCTGAACTGGGAGCGCACGGAATTGATCTCAATTTCGGCTGCCCGGCCAAACTGGTCAATAAAAGCAAAGGGGGTGCTGCTCTGCTTGCCTACCCGGAAGAAATTTACCGAATCGTAAAAGCCTGCCGTGAAGCTGTACCTTCTCATATTCCTGTTTCAGCTAAAATCCGCCTCGGGCTGGAAAACCCGGATGATTGTTTTTCGATTGTAGATGCCGTAGAACGGGCAGGTGCCAGTGAATTAACCGTTCATGCCAGAACAAAAACCGGCGGCTATAAAGCCAGTGAAATCAAGTGGGAATATATTGATCAGATTCGTCGCCGATCAAACATACCGCTGATTGCGAATGGTGAAATCTGGAATTTTCACGACGCACAACGTTGCAGACAAGTAACCGGTGTCAATGATCTGATGATCTGCCGCGGCGCACTGAATACGCCAAATCTGGGAAATATGATTAAACATAACCATCAGCCGATGCACTGGAAAGAGGTGCTCGGACTGTTAGTCAAATATTCCGGCTATGAAGTCAGAGGAGACAAAGGGAAATACTTCCCTAACCGAATCAAACAGTGGTTTTGCTTCCTGAAACAATCTTATCCCGAAGCGAATGACTTATTCAGAGAAATCAGAACACTGACTGAAGTCGGGCCAATTGTGGACGTCATCGCCCGAAGTCAGGAACAGGCAGATTCATGA
- a CDS encoding ABC transporter ATP-binding protein: protein MIQLENIQVTFNPGTILENRALRGVDLTVPEHQFLTVIGSNGAGKSTLLGAVTGETPMVGGQVVIDETDVTRRTVDERASFCARVFQDPLAGTCGALTIEENMALAYMRGRRRGWTHALSSKRRKLFQERISILGLGLEDRLGDSIGLLSGGQRQAVSLVMATLSDSKLLLLDEHTAALDPRMAAFIIDLTKRIVNEFNLTVMMVTHSMKDALACGDRTVMLHQGKIVLDVAGEQRQNMDVPDLLDMFTKVRGEALSDDSLLLS from the coding sequence ATGATTCAGCTGGAAAATATTCAGGTGACTTTTAACCCCGGAACGATTCTGGAAAACCGTGCATTGCGTGGTGTGGATCTGACGGTGCCAGAGCATCAGTTTTTGACTGTGATCGGCTCAAATGGTGCCGGAAAATCAACGCTGTTGGGTGCAGTGACCGGGGAAACGCCAATGGTTGGCGGACAGGTTGTGATTGACGAAACAGATGTTACCCGTCGTACGGTGGATGAACGTGCCAGCTTTTGTGCCCGGGTATTTCAGGACCCGCTGGCCGGTACTTGTGGTGCGTTGACCATTGAAGAGAATATGGCTCTGGCCTACATGCGTGGAAGAAGGCGGGGCTGGACACATGCGTTGTCTTCTAAGCGGCGTAAGTTATTTCAGGAACGTATCAGTATTCTGGGACTGGGGCTGGAAGATCGTCTGGGAGACAGTATCGGTCTGTTATCTGGCGGGCAGCGTCAGGCCGTCAGTCTGGTGATGGCAACGCTCTCCGACAGTAAGCTGTTATTACTTGATGAACATACCGCAGCGCTGGATCCGCGAATGGCGGCGTTTATCATTGATTTGACGAAGCGGATAGTGAATGAGTTTAATCTGACTGTCATGATGGTGACGCACTCGATGAAAGATGCACTGGCTTGCGGAGACCGTACGGTCATGCTGCATCAGGGTAAAATCGTACTGGATGTTGCCGGTGAACAAAGACAAAACATGGATGTGCCTGACTTACTGGATATGTTTACCAAAGTTCGTGGTGAAGCGCTGTCGGATGATAGCTTATTACTGAGTTAA
- a CDS encoding ABC transporter permease, translating to MSAFAFFGALEIGLIYGLVALGVYLTFRVLDFPDLSVDGSFPMGAAVAATAIVAGINPWIATCLAIIAGAMTGWVTAFLTVRCGILNLLASILTMIAAFSINIRIMGRPNIALIGEDTILTPFESLGDSMYIRPLVVGVLVLFSAWFVVRLLNSDFGLGLRATGVNARMVAAQGASTAFYTYFGLALSNGFVGFAGALFAQTNSFADVTSGVGTIVVGLAAVILGQTLIPGRRIWVAVLAVILGSVLYRLAVAFALSSGMFGLQASDLNLVTAILVAIALIMPRMKKNMKKKNSPVDKSGAGDKRKTGGEA from the coding sequence ATGTCTGCTTTTGCTTTTTTTGGTGCACTGGAAATCGGGCTGATTTATGGCTTGGTCGCTTTGGGTGTTTATTTAACTTTCCGTGTACTCGATTTTCCTGATTTAAGTGTGGATGGCAGTTTCCCAATGGGGGCTGCAGTGGCTGCAACGGCAATCGTTGCAGGTATTAATCCGTGGATTGCGACGTGTCTGGCAATTATTGCCGGGGCAATGACTGGCTGGGTGACTGCATTTTTAACAGTGCGTTGTGGTATTTTGAATCTTTTAGCTTCAATTTTAACTATGATCGCTGCATTTTCTATCAATATACGCATCATGGGCAGACCCAATATTGCCCTGATTGGTGAAGATACAATTCTGACGCCTTTTGAATCTTTAGGCGATTCGATGTACATCCGTCCTTTGGTTGTGGGTGTACTTGTCCTGTTCTCTGCGTGGTTTGTCGTCCGGTTACTCAATAGTGATTTCGGACTTGGCTTGCGGGCTACCGGTGTCAATGCCCGGATGGTGGCTGCTCAGGGAGCCAGCACCGCATTTTATACCTATTTTGGTCTGGCGCTCTCCAACGGTTTTGTCGGATTTGCCGGTGCGTTGTTTGCGCAGACAAACAGCTTTGCGGATGTGACTTCCGGGGTTGGAACGATCGTGGTAGGTCTGGCCGCTGTGATTCTGGGACAAACCCTGATTCCGGGACGCAGAATATGGGTTGCGGTTTTGGCGGTTATTCTTGGATCGGTGCTGTATCGTCTTGCTGTTGCATTTGCCCTGAGCTCCGGCATGTTCGGATTACAGGCCTCCGATTTGAACCTGGTTACCGCGATTCTTGTTGCCATTGCGCTGATTATGCCGCGCATGAAAAAGAATATGAAAAAGAAAAATTCACCGGTTGATAAATCCGGTGCAGGTGATAAGCGTAAGACCGGAGGTGAAGCATGA
- a CDS encoding ABC transporter substrate-binding protein, with amino-acid sequence MKAGKIIATAVLAGASLLSSTGLMAKTAKVAVSQIVEHPALDATRQGLLDGLKAKGFEPGKNLEFEYKTAQGNPAIAVQIARQFVGENPDVLVGIATPTAQALVSATRSIPVVFTAVTDPVGAKLVKTMEKPGKNVTGLSDLSPVKQHVELIKELMPNVKSIGVVYNPGEANAVSLMELLKKSAKEQGLKVVEATALKSADVQSATQTIAARSDIIYALIDNTVASAIEGMIVAANQAKTPVFGAATSYVQRGAIASLGFDYYQIGVQTADYVADILNGKTPGSLDVKVAKGSDLVVNKTAADKLGFTIPQSVLDRATSIK; translated from the coding sequence ATGAAAGCAGGAAAAATAATTGCGACTGCTGTACTGGCAGGCGCTTCTTTACTTTCCTCAACGGGTCTGATGGCAAAAACCGCCAAAGTCGCTGTTTCTCAGATTGTTGAACACCCGGCACTTGATGCAACCCGTCAGGGATTGCTGGACGGTTTGAAAGCAAAAGGCTTTGAGCCCGGTAAAAATTTAGAGTTTGAATACAAAACAGCACAGGGAAACCCTGCGATTGCGGTACAAATCGCCCGTCAGTTTGTTGGTGAAAATCCGGATGTACTGGTTGGCATCGCAACACCAACGGCACAGGCTCTGGTTTCTGCAACACGCTCAATTCCGGTTGTATTTACGGCGGTGACAGATCCTGTTGGCGCAAAGCTGGTTAAGACAATGGAAAAACCCGGTAAAAATGTCACAGGGCTTTCTGATTTATCTCCGGTCAAACAGCACGTTGAGCTGATTAAAGAATTGATGCCAAATGTGAAATCAATTGGTGTGGTTTATAATCCTGGTGAAGCAAACGCCGTCAGCCTGATGGAGTTGCTGAAAAAAAGTGCGAAAGAGCAGGGTTTAAAAGTGGTTGAAGCGACGGCATTAAAAAGTGCGGATGTTCAGTCTGCCACTCAAACGATTGCTGCCCGTTCAGATATTATTTATGCCTTAATCGATAATACCGTTGCCAGCGCCATTGAAGGTATGATTGTGGCGGCGAATCAGGCTAAAACGCCGGTTTTCGGTGCTGCAACGTCTTATGTTCAGAGAGGGGCAATAGCCAGCCTTGGGTTTGATTATTATCAGATAGGTGTCCAGACCGCTGATTATGTAGCTGACATTTTAAATGGTAAAACACCGGGTTCTTTAGATGTCAAAGTCGCAAAAGGCTCTGATTTGGTTGTGAATAAAACCGCAGCGGATAAATTAGGCTTCACGATTCCTCAGTCTGTTCTCGACAGAGCAACAAGTATTAAGTAA